A region of Panthera uncia isolate 11264 chromosome D4, Puncia_PCG_1.0, whole genome shotgun sequence DNA encodes the following proteins:
- the EGFL7 gene encoding epidermal growth factor-like protein 7 isoform X1, with the protein MCDSRELLLGWLLVLAVGGTEHVFRPGRRVCAIGAPRGPESESFVQRAYQPYLTTCDGHRACSTYRTIYRTAYRRSPGPASTRPCYACCPGWKRTSGLPRACGAAVCQPPCQNGGSCVRPGHCHCPPGWQGDTCQTDVDECSTGRGPCPQHCINTAGSYWCRCQEGHSPSADGALCLPKRGTPRLAPNPTTGPDGTVEEEVRRLRSRVDVLEQKLQLVLAPLHSLASRALEHGLPDPSSLLAHSFQQLDRIDSLSEQISFLEEQLGSCSCKKEL; encoded by the exons ATGTGTGACTCCAGGGAGCTGCTTCTGGGGTGGCTCCTGGTGCTGGCAGTGGGTGGCACTGAGCACGTCTTCCGGCCTGG CCGCAGGGTGTGTGCCATCGGGGCTCCCAGGGGCCCCGAGTCTGAGTCTTTTGTGCAGCGGGCGTACCAGCCCTACCTCACCACCTGTGACGGGCACCGAGCCTGCAGCACCTACCG GACCATCTACAGGACTGCCTACCGTCGCAGCCCCGGGCCGGCCTCCACCAGGCCTTGCTACGCTTGCTGCCCCGGCTGGAAGAGGACCAGTGGACTCCCCAGGGCCTGTGGAGCAG CAGTATGCCAGCCCCCGTGCCAGAACGGAGGGAGCTGTGTCCGGCCCGGTCACTGTCACTGCCCTCCAGGATGGCAGGGTGACACCTGCCAGACAG ACGTGGACGAATGCAGTACCGGACggggcccctgcccccagcactgcATCAACACCGCGGGCAGTTACTGGTGCCGGTGTCAGGAGGGGCACAGCCCGTCCGCAGATGGTGCCCTCTGCCTGCCCAAGAGAGGGACCCCCCGGCTAGCCCCGAACCCCACAACAG GACCAGACGGCACAGTCGAGGAGGAGGTGCGGAGGCTTCGGTCAAGGGTGGACGTGCTGGAACAG AAGCTGCAGCTGGTGCTGGCCCCGCTGCATAGCCTGGCCTCGAGGGCCCTGGAGCACGGGCTCCCCGACCCCAGCAGCCTCCTGGCTCACTCCTTCCAGCAGCTGGACCGCATCGACTCCCTGAGTGAGCAGATCTCCTTCCTGGAGGAGCAGCTGGGGTCCT GTTCCTGCAAGAAGGAGCTGTGA
- the EGFL7 gene encoding epidermal growth factor-like protein 7 isoform X2, translating into MCDSRELLLGWLLVLAVGGTEHVFRPGRRVCAIGAPRGPESESFVQRAYQPYLTTCDGHRACSTYRTIYRTAYRRSPGPASTRPCYACCPGWKRTSGLPRACGAAVCQPPCQNGGSCVRPGHCHCPPGWQGDTCQTDVDECSTGRGPCPQHCINTAGSYWCRCQEGHSPSADGALCLPKRGTPRLAPNPTTGPDGTVEEEVRRLRSRVDVLEQLRSREGTFCLPHRSCSWCWPRCIAWPRGPWSTGSPTPAASWLTPSSSWTASTP; encoded by the exons ATGTGTGACTCCAGGGAGCTGCTTCTGGGGTGGCTCCTGGTGCTGGCAGTGGGTGGCACTGAGCACGTCTTCCGGCCTGG CCGCAGGGTGTGTGCCATCGGGGCTCCCAGGGGCCCCGAGTCTGAGTCTTTTGTGCAGCGGGCGTACCAGCCCTACCTCACCACCTGTGACGGGCACCGAGCCTGCAGCACCTACCG GACCATCTACAGGACTGCCTACCGTCGCAGCCCCGGGCCGGCCTCCACCAGGCCTTGCTACGCTTGCTGCCCCGGCTGGAAGAGGACCAGTGGACTCCCCAGGGCCTGTGGAGCAG CAGTATGCCAGCCCCCGTGCCAGAACGGAGGGAGCTGTGTCCGGCCCGGTCACTGTCACTGCCCTCCAGGATGGCAGGGTGACACCTGCCAGACAG ACGTGGACGAATGCAGTACCGGACggggcccctgcccccagcactgcATCAACACCGCGGGCAGTTACTGGTGCCGGTGTCAGGAGGGGCACAGCCCGTCCGCAGATGGTGCCCTCTGCCTGCCCAAGAGAGGGACCCCCCGGCTAGCCCCGAACCCCACAACAG GACCAGACGGCACAGTCGAGGAGGAGGTGCGGAGGCTTCGGTCAAGGGTGGACGTGCTGGAACAG CTGCGGAGCAGAGAGGGTACCTTCTGCCTGCCCCACAGAAGCTGCAGCTGGTGCTGGCCCCGCTGCATAGCCTGGCCTCGAGGGCCCTGGAGCACGGGCTCCCCGACCCCAGCAGCCTCCTGGCTCACTCCTTCCAGCAGCTGGACCGCATCGACTCCCTGA